In the genome of Rhineura floridana isolate rRhiFlo1 chromosome 10, rRhiFlo1.hap2, whole genome shotgun sequence, the window aattccatagattttctctatatcaagctccatcacgtcattccagtccagaagattatccaagccattgataactttatctctaatatcttcattaatttcttcagagataacgttaaattccaaacagtagattttatttctaatatccataaactccagatctttttccaattccacatttgttccaatctccagggcttgtatcttccctttattttttcttttctcatctctgatctcattctcctctctcacaggatcccctatttctttaagctcctgcgtcattttgctcagttcaattttcaactccttactgccctgtcgcagggtttgtttcgttatctcaatctcatccattattttctgaaacataattacttccagattctcagccactttcttgattgccatttttaaaaccacgaaaacaaaacaaaacaaaacaaaaataaagaagaaccacttcttatttcagcaacaattgggttaatattccaggcttggtgacatcacagtataaacagagcagcctgccttatctctctatgttcaagaatacaaaacaaatttagttcccagcatcaaaacagttagtggcgtcgtgaagaagcagattcgtcaaaataaaatagaccaaaaagagaatagtcccagacaatataatgttcctcggaatagaaatccctcttctgtttatatctttagaatgcacttccaggacagctttttgcaatagaaacagagataagctgttaatttcgtgaataacagagaagagttatagctcacccagaagttctttaaagctgattcatttgacaaatctctttttgctgcaacaatttaaaccaagtaaaaaaaataatggaaagaagggtgcttgcctgttagtccgttttctctttgaagaaaagataaacgtatcgcattaatcagatagagcttgttcggaagtccgtccggcattgctggctggaccttttctcataaattaatgaaatccagtcctcccaacaaaaacaggcttttgaggttgatctctacgtttctccctgcccgggagaaatttcatcagtcaaaaaaaaaaatgttctgactgatttatatctgaataagcttcttttgaggcgggagcccgtctcaaaagcaggcacaagcgaagtcacccttcctggaagtccacTAGTCTTGCTTGATTCATAAGGTAGGGGTGGCAAGCCCTTCCTCTTTGTGGTACTACCTAAATATGTACAAATCTgtcctgaatgttggaagattttaagaaagatatagacaagttagagcgggttcagaagagggcgacaaggatgatagccggtatggagaacaagtcttatgaggaaaggttgaaggaacttggcatgttcagtctggtgaagagaaggctgaggggtgacatgattgcactctttaagtatctgaagggctgtcacatagaggagggtacagatttgttctctgctgccccagagggtaggactaggtctaatggttttaagttgcaggagcgtagattcagattggacattagaaggaacttcttgacagtaagggcagtttggcaatggaaccgactgcctagggaggtggtgggatccccttcgctggatgtcttcaagcagaggctggacagctatctgcgggagatgctctagctgtggatttcctgctgtgagcagggggttggactcgatggcctacaaggccccttccaactctatgattctatgataagattcaggatggacaaaaggaaTGGCATGCAGTGCAGAGTgaagctatggaattcgctcccacaagaggcagcttggatggctttaaaagattagacagtcATCCAGGGAATCGCAAGTGAGGAGAGCACAGTtgtgcttgtgggcatcccataatgggcacctggttggccactgtgagagcaggatgctggactagatgggccactggcctgatccagcttcaggctcttctgatgttcctatgTAAACCATTACTGAAGTCCATGTCATTAATCTGAAATGCCCCAGTGTCTTCGCTCTTTAAAACATTTTGCAACTTCCTTTCTACATTTAGATGTTCTTTTTACACCCATTACAGAAATACCGAATGCATCCTAGTGTAGCACCTTTAATGAAGTTGCAATTATTACTGTGCTGCAGTTggtttgtttaattttatttttaaagtgcacAATTCTATGGAGGCATGAACATTTTAACAATTCATTGGCACTCTGGAGGCTTGCACGTTTATATCCTTTGGAAATTAGATCACAGAAGTTGGTTTAATCTAGAGCAGCCTCCCCCAATCTGGGGCCCTCCAGGATATTTTGGaacacaactcccgtcagccccagccagcttctATGCTCCCAATTCTGGGTGGAGGattacaaacaaaaaataaattccAGCATGACTTTCCAAACGTACTTGATTACAGCAGCATTCTCCTCTCCCTGGCCGTTGGTCACACTTGCTGGGGCCAGAACATCTGCAaagcaccaggctgggaaaggctgctgcacagatttctttaaaaaacgaATCAGTGCCCCAAATGCCTGTGTGGATTCATAGGACCATACCTAAGAGTCTTGAACAGCTGCCTTTGATGTTATGGCTCAGGGTCATTCTTTGTTCAAGGCCTTTGCCCTTAACCCTTGCATATTGGCCAGAGACATCCCATGGACCAGGTCCTCCAGCTTGTAGAATGTCTGGAAGACAGTTGGCAACACTGAGTGACACTCAAAGTAGCGCCTCAGTTTGGCCAAACTCTCCATGACTTCTGCCTTCGAGGGGCAGGGCAGCAAAGACCAGTCTGCCGCCTTCTCCTCATCCTCTGCTGTCCCACAGGCTGGCTCTTGGGTCATCTCAGGACCCTCCTGGTCTCCAAAACACTCCAGCCCTTCATCCACCAGTACAAACTGCGCAAATTGCTGTTGGTCCTTGAAGCCAAGCGCTTGGACAAGGCCCACGGGGGGAGCCGGGATGCGGAGGTCCGAGCCAAAGCCCGCAGCTCGAAAGCTGCTCGTTATTGTCTGCGGACAGATGTCAGACCAGGCTTGGACTATCATGTGGATGGCATCCAGAAATGTCAGATGCCTGGAGAGCCTGCTTGCTGATACAGAGGCTTTGCTGTCGAGCACAGCAAGGAGGCGGAGAAGCATCCTCCTCCGGTAATGGCATTTAAAGTTCTGGACCACCCCTTGCTCAAGAGGATGGAGTCGAGAAGGACCCGGAGGCACAAAAACCATCTTAACATGAGAGACCTCGGCGTAGGGATGTGCCCTGCACTGGACCAAGAACAGCACCACCCTCCTCTGTTTGCGTTTCATGTCCTCGTTGAATTTCTGGAGCCACTCAGTGAAGATGGCTGCTGTCATCCAAGCCTTCCTGTCCACTCTGTAGGTCACAGGAAGCAGCTCCTGCCCGTCGACCCCTTGGGAGCACAACGGCCTTTGCGCCTTGCCAACAACCAGGGCATCCCTTTTATCTGAAGCATCCAGATTGGTGCAGAGCAAGATGGTGAGCTGGTCCCTAGCTTCTTCTCTCTTCCCCAAAGCCAGACCTTCCGGGGTTGCTCTAAACAAGATCCCAGCCTCCCCGCAGGAATAGATGTCGGGGGGATCGTACTTGCTGAGGATGTAGGGCAGGATGATGCTTTCCCAGTGTTCCCCTTCCAGCCGCTCACCGTCCTGTTTCGCAGCCAGAGGCCGTTCACAGGCTGCATCCTGCCTCACTTTGaggccactcagccaatccaggCTGGCCTCCAGCTCTGGCCTCTTCTCAAAAGCCTTGTCCTGAAGATGCATCCCATTGGTGGGAATGCTGGACATGCAGCTACGCTCAAACCACTGCAGAAGAGACCCACTGTTGGCTGTGGCTGTCTCCTCCAGCTTGCGCTTGCACCCTGGGTTGGTGTTCTTAGACCACTCTGCTAGGATGCGCTCTTTGTTCTTGATGATGCGGCAGATCTGGGGCTGGGAGACTCCAAACCTTTTGGCGAGTTCACTCTGGGATACCTTGGGCCCCTCCAACATCTCCAGCACCTGGATCTTTTCCTGCAGGGAGAGCTCCTTCCGCTCTTTCCTCTGCACAACAGTCTCACTCGAGAGAGGCAAAACCCTTCTCCTGCACCCGGGGTGGCTGTTGGAATTCCCCGCCATGCATGCTCCCTGGAGGGTGGTGGGAGTGACGTGCTCTGTAAAGCTCCTTCCACAGTCTCTGCAGATCTGCAGGCATTCCCCGGCGTGGTTCAGTTGGTGCCTTTCTAACTCTGCCTTTTGGGCAAAGTTCTTCCCACATTCCAGGCACCAATGGGGCATCTCTCCCATCGAGGCTCTGCAAATCCCAAAGGCACGTGTGCTGGAGCCATATCCCGCCCGATGGTCCATCAGCAAGCCCTCTTCCCTGGCTGCTCCGGAGACAGGTTCTTGTGGCTTTACATGGCTTTGCCCAAGTATAGGGGGATGGAATCCACTCTCTCCATGTTTCCCAAGCAAAGTGTTGACAGGAGGCGGAACTTCCTGCCTTTTTGGACGGATCTCTGATACTGCTTCCTTCTTCACTTTCTTGGGATGTTGGTCCTCTcctggaaaataaaaatagcagtgAGGGTTAACTGAGTTAGCTGAGTGGCCGAAGGAAGGACAAAGGACTTCTACATGTTCTTCCATCAAatggaacctggtgccctccaaatgttttggacaacaactctcatcaggcccagccagtgtGACTGTGTTCACATCAGCCCCATCATCATAAGAGCATAAAAAGAGCCTTGCTGCTGGATgaggtccagcaccctgttctcactggAGCCAACCAGATTTGGCCATGGAAGCCATAGGCCACCTGGAACGGTCCATAAAGCCAAAGACGTTGTAGGCAACCTGTGACAGACACACTTCACCTTGGAAGGGCCGGCAGTCCTAATCCAGGTTTTCTCCATCATCCCAGCTGGATCTAGCAGGAGTCCTCTTTAGGACCTTCTCGCTTCCAGGTGGAAGAACCCAAGATGTGGCAGGACACGGTCAGACCCTTTGCTGCAATCCAGCAAGCCCAGTTCCCCCAGCAGGGCAGAAGATAAACTGGAGAGGTGCATGATGGGTGTAGagcagggttagccaatgtggtgccctccagaaattgttggaatccggcctccatcagccccagctagcttggccaatggtcaagggtttCCTCCAGAcaagctgtttattgagcattcatcccaataaTCTTGCACAAGGCTTGTGCTCAGAGGTCATACAATGTCCCGCTccttactgagcatttgttctgaccTTTTATTTTTGTGGGGAGATTGTATGACAATgataattcatcctgatttgtttgtgcaaaGGTTGTATGACTTCCTGTCAATCATAATTATTCCACagtttttagtgcatttccccatcactttccttactgcaaaaagactTTTGTGGCACCAGAGCCACTTTAATCCACAAACCAAAATTTCCtgtatgcaaactgaatcactCCTGCAAAATGACGACAGTCTGAAGGcaactgggaatgatgggagttggccaCCCGTGGCATATAGATAGCTAGAAGAGAAACTGATGTTTATAACTGGAATTGTTCAAAGTGGTTTTTGATGTCATTATTTATTCATGAGAGAGACAGACCTCACAGTGCATGTTGCTTTCAGAGTGCAAGGCCCCTGTCCTGAAGAGCTTAGAAAGTTTGACCACAGGGGAAACAGAGGAAAGAGGCAGCAAGGATAAATGGGGAGGGGTATGCAATTATTTCTGTGGTATATAATTAGGCTTAGTTAGAGTGGGGTTAGGGAAACAGGAGGTTATGCCAAAGGCTACTGGGAAAAGACCAACATGTTTTTCCTAATATTCTGCAGCCCTAAAATGGAGGATTCAGATTATTTCCCCTTTGGGGATTATCTGCAGATAGGCAAAATCAAATCTGAATCAGGAAAACGTTTGGGATGCCACTTGCATGAGGAGGACATTACGTGGCTTCCCATGAAATGCtcttccaatagagattcagcaggcctcATCTATAGTAACCTGTACATGGTTCCTGGAAACTTTCATTTGCCCCCAGGCATaagcagacaattaagaaaaaacATCGGTAATCTTTAGCTGGTGATCTGTAATTTTGAGTTTTTAATGTGTTCTTTATTGCATATATGGGTTGCATTCAAAGTAGTGCTAAGGAGAATATTCCATCAGTACAAGGATTTTTTCCTTGCATGACaaaacattctccccctcttctcccccccctgcactccctaaatctgttctggggttttacCCCTAacactctggaacagatttggggacaggGCAGGTCAcacacagggggaggggggaaatcctgtTGTGCTAGCACAATACTGCCATATATTCCATTATATTatagttgtaaactgctttgatatttttcatGAAACTGCAATTTATtagtatttttaataaataatttgaAAAGTGACACTGAAGCAGCTTCACATCCACACTAAACTGCTGTGCAGATGGCCCCTCTGAGAAGCGGAATATGCAATGGGGAGATTTTGAAAGGTGcgggcagtggagactggtggccccgatatcagcggggcagtgaatccatgccgggttttagtccaaactttcaaggagctgtccaaagtactttctgatttcagcaccttggacagtgccTTGAAAGGTCCGTCTCCACTGGACACCAATGCGGGCTCTGTTTTCATTAATGGGCTGTGTTGCATGTGGACCC includes:
- the LOC133365196 gene encoding tigger transposable element-derived protein 3-like translates to MSRKGNAPLDPGSGEDQHPKKVKKEAVSEIRPKRQEVPPPVNTLLGKHGESGFHPPILGQSHVKPQEPVSGAAREEGLLMDHRAGYGSSTRAFGICRASMGEMPHWCLECGKNFAQKAELERHQLNHAGECLQICRDCGRSFTEHVTPTTLQGACMAGNSNSHPGCRRRVLPLSSETVVQRKERKELSLQEKIQVLEMLEGPKVSQSELAKRFGVSQPQICRIIKNKERILAEWSKNTNPGCKRKLEETATANSGSLLQWFERSCMSSIPTNGMHLQDKAFEKRPELEASLDWLSGLKVRQDAACERPLAAKQDGERLEGEHWESIILPYILSKYDPPDIYSCGEAGILFRATPEGLALGKREEARDQLTILLCTNLDASDKRDALVVGKAQRPLCSQGVDGQELLPVTYRVDRKAWMTAAIFTEWLQKFNEDMKRKQRRVVLFLVQCRAHPYAEVSHVKMVFVPPGPSRLHPLEQGVVQNFKCHYRRRMLLRLLAVLDSKASVSASRLSRHLTFLDAIHMIVQAWSDICPQTITSSFRAAGFGSDLRIPAPPVGLVQALGFKDQQQFAQFVLVDEGLECFGDQEGPEMTQEPACGTAEDEEKAADWSLLPCPSKAEVMESLAKLRRYFECHSVLPTVFQTFYKLEDLVHGMSLANMQGLRAKALNKE